One region of Maylandia zebra isolate NMK-2024a linkage group LG10, Mzebra_GT3a, whole genome shotgun sequence genomic DNA includes:
- the ska2 gene encoding SKA complex subunit 2 isoform X1, with amino-acid sequence METTVEKLEAMFLKAEADLDYIEKRLKLDFINSSAENGCPAENNLAVVLENLKSIKSKHSALCSQVKELTSAQKESVDSIRNNLSGVMELLQHFEQTTDMEVGTLTESERESVALLSAVSRTTAEVCSAVAASHHEQPQSSECEELTAAMLESLPPSVRSNIKLTDLNTFYQQLQQHLGKSNRGSLSVQKMKQLKMNVSDAKLKVLQQLSLVELDSKGHVRLVL; translated from the exons ATGGAGACAACAGTTGAAAAGCTTGAGGCGATG TTTCTGAAGGCAGAGGCAGACCTGGATTACATTGAGAAGCGGTTGAAGCTGGACTTCATCAACAGCAGTGCAGAAAATGGATGTCCAGCTGAG AACAACCTGGCAGTGGTGCTGGAGAACCTGAAGTCTATAAAGTCCAAACACTCAGCCCTGTGCTCGCAGGTGAAGGAGCTCACGAGTGCACAGAAGGAGTCTGTAGACTCGATCAGAAACAACCTCAGCGGCGTCATGGAGCTGCTGCAACACTTTGAACAGACCACTGATATGGAG GTTGGGACACTGACCGAGTCAGAGCGAGAGTCTGTAGCACTGCTAAGTGCTGTCAGTCGCACCACAGCCGAG GTGTGTTCAGCTGTAGCAGCTTCTCACCACGAGCAGCCACAAA GCAGTGAGTGTGAGGAACTGACTGCAGCCATGCTGGAGTCGCTCCCCCCGAGCGTACGCTCCAACATCAAGCTAACTGACCTCAATACGTTCTaccagcagctgcagcaacaTCTGGGCAAAAGTAACAG GGGATCACTTAGCGTGCAGAAGATGAAGCAGTTGAAGATGAATGTGAGCGATGCTAAGCTGAAGGTCCTGCAACAACTGTCTTTAG
- the ska2 gene encoding SKA complex subunit 2 isoform X2, whose protein sequence is METTVEKLEAMFLKAEADLDYIEKRLKLDFINSSAENGCPAEVKELTSAQKESVDSIRNNLSGVMELLQHFEQTTDMEVGTLTESERESVALLSAVSRTTAEVCSAVAASHHEQPQSSECEELTAAMLESLPPSVRSNIKLTDLNTFYQQLQQHLGKSNRGSLSVQKMKQLKMNVSDAKLKVLQQLSLVELDSKGHVRLVL, encoded by the exons ATGGAGACAACAGTTGAAAAGCTTGAGGCGATG TTTCTGAAGGCAGAGGCAGACCTGGATTACATTGAGAAGCGGTTGAAGCTGGACTTCATCAACAGCAGTGCAGAAAATGGATGTCCAGCTGAG GTGAAGGAGCTCACGAGTGCACAGAAGGAGTCTGTAGACTCGATCAGAAACAACCTCAGCGGCGTCATGGAGCTGCTGCAACACTTTGAACAGACCACTGATATGGAG GTTGGGACACTGACCGAGTCAGAGCGAGAGTCTGTAGCACTGCTAAGTGCTGTCAGTCGCACCACAGCCGAG GTGTGTTCAGCTGTAGCAGCTTCTCACCACGAGCAGCCACAAA GCAGTGAGTGTGAGGAACTGACTGCAGCCATGCTGGAGTCGCTCCCCCCGAGCGTACGCTCCAACATCAAGCTAACTGACCTCAATACGTTCTaccagcagctgcagcaacaTCTGGGCAAAAGTAACAG GGGATCACTTAGCGTGCAGAAGATGAAGCAGTTGAAGATGAATGTGAGCGATGCTAAGCTGAAGGTCCTGCAACAACTGTCTTTAG
- the tiprl gene encoding TIP41-like protein isoform X1, with product MLASLSMMMSHGFKSSKQDFNFGPWKVTASKNHIMKSKDIERLAEDMNMPSLPEMLFGDNILRIQHTDGYGIEFNAVDSLKRVSNMEDSVKVACAQEWQESRADSEHSKDVIRPYDWTYTTDYRGTLTGESMQIKVSETAERIDMEKLKAREHIMFFDEVLLFEDELHDHGVSMLSVKIRVMPTSFFLLMRFFLRVDGVLIRINDTRLYHEAGKDYMLREFTTRESKISELKNVPAPLFTDPNEVAQYLTLKMTECEKLELPVLQTHTADNKVIE from the exons ATGCTGGCCTCTCTGTCCATGATGATGTCACATGGTTTCAAGAGCAGTAAGCAGGACTTCAACTTTGGACCATGGAAAGTGACTGCTTCCAAAAACCACATCATGAAGTCCAAGGACATTGAACG GCTAGCAGAAGACATGAACATGCCTTCTCTTCCAGAGATGTTGTTTGGAGACAACATACTGCGCATCCAGCACACGGACGGTTACGGGATTGAATTCAATGCTGTTGATTCCCTGAAGAGAGTCAGCAACATGGAGGATAGCGTCAAGGTGGCGTGTGCTCAGGAATGGCAGGAGAGCAG AGCTGATTCTGAACACTCTAAAGATGTGATCCGACCTTATGACTGGACGTACACCACAGACTACAGAGGCACTCTGACAGGAGAAAGCATGCAGATAAAG GTGTCTGAGACTGCCGAGCGTATTGACATGGAGAAGCTTAAGGCTCGGGAACacatcatgttctttgatgagGTGCTGCTGTTTGAAGATGAGCTGCACGACCATGGAGTCTCTATGCTTAGCGTCAAAATT CGAGTGATGCCGACCAGCTTCTTCCTGTTGATGCGTTTCTTCCTGCGAGTGGACGGAGTGCTGATTAGAATAAACGATACTCGACTATATCACGAG GCTGGGAAGGATTACATGCTGCGAGAGTTCACTACGAGGGAAAGCAAAATCTCAGAGCTGAAG AATGTTCCGGCTCCACTGTTCACCGATCCCAACGAGGTGGCCCAGTACTTAACCCTGAAGATGACCGAGTGTGAGAAGCTGGAACTTCCTGTGCTGCAGACTCACACAGCTGATAATAAAGTCATTGAGTGA
- the tiprl gene encoding TIP41-like protein isoform X2, with protein MLFGDNILRIQHTDGYGIEFNAVDSLKRVSNMEDSVKVACAQEWQESRADSEHSKDVIRPYDWTYTTDYRGTLTGESMQIKVSETAERIDMEKLKAREHIMFFDEVLLFEDELHDHGVSMLSVKIRVMPTSFFLLMRFFLRVDGVLIRINDTRLYHEAGKDYMLREFTTRESKISELKNVPAPLFTDPNEVAQYLTLKMTECEKLELPVLQTHTADNKVIE; from the exons ATGTTGTTTGGAGACAACATACTGCGCATCCAGCACACGGACGGTTACGGGATTGAATTCAATGCTGTTGATTCCCTGAAGAGAGTCAGCAACATGGAGGATAGCGTCAAGGTGGCGTGTGCTCAGGAATGGCAGGAGAGCAG AGCTGATTCTGAACACTCTAAAGATGTGATCCGACCTTATGACTGGACGTACACCACAGACTACAGAGGCACTCTGACAGGAGAAAGCATGCAGATAAAG GTGTCTGAGACTGCCGAGCGTATTGACATGGAGAAGCTTAAGGCTCGGGAACacatcatgttctttgatgagGTGCTGCTGTTTGAAGATGAGCTGCACGACCATGGAGTCTCTATGCTTAGCGTCAAAATT CGAGTGATGCCGACCAGCTTCTTCCTGTTGATGCGTTTCTTCCTGCGAGTGGACGGAGTGCTGATTAGAATAAACGATACTCGACTATATCACGAG GCTGGGAAGGATTACATGCTGCGAGAGTTCACTACGAGGGAAAGCAAAATCTCAGAGCTGAAG AATGTTCCGGCTCCACTGTTCACCGATCCCAACGAGGTGGCCCAGTACTTAACCCTGAAGATGACCGAGTGTGAGAAGCTGGAACTTCCTGTGCTGCAGACTCACACAGCTGATAATAAAGTCATTGAGTGA